The following are encoded together in the Dickeya lacustris genome:
- the fabB gene encoding beta-ketoacyl-ACP synthase I: MKRAVITGLGILSSIGNNKEEVLASLREGRSGITFSEELKDSGMRSHVWGNVKLDTAGLIERKVVRFMSDASIYAYLCMEEAVKDSGLPEETYQNNPRVGLIVGSGGGSPRFQVFGADAMRSPRGLKAVGPYVVTKAMASGVSACLATPFKIHGVNYSISSACATSAHCIGNAVEQIQMGKQDIVFAGGGEELCWELACEFDAMGALSTKYNDTPERASRTYDADRDGFVIAGGGGMVVVEELEHALARGAHIYAEVVGYGATSDGADMVAPSGEGAVRCMKLALQDVDTPVDYINTHGTSTPVGDVKELWAIRQVFGDNVPPISSTKAMTGHSLGAAGVQEAIYSLLMLEHGFIAPSINVETLDEQAVGMNVVTEPTERELTTVMSNGFGFGGTNAVLVMRKYAQ; encoded by the coding sequence ATGAAACGTGCGGTGATTACGGGTCTGGGGATCCTGTCCAGTATCGGTAATAACAAAGAGGAAGTGCTGGCATCCCTGCGTGAAGGGCGCTCAGGCATTACTTTCTCTGAAGAGCTGAAAGATTCCGGTATGCGTAGCCACGTCTGGGGTAACGTTAAGCTGGATACGGCAGGTCTGATTGAACGTAAAGTAGTACGTTTCATGAGCGATGCCTCTATCTACGCGTATCTGTGTATGGAAGAAGCGGTCAAAGATTCCGGTCTGCCGGAAGAGACATACCAGAACAACCCGCGCGTTGGGTTGATTGTCGGCTCTGGTGGCGGCTCTCCGCGTTTTCAGGTGTTTGGCGCTGATGCGATGCGCAGTCCGCGCGGCCTGAAAGCCGTCGGCCCCTATGTGGTGACAAAAGCGATGGCGTCCGGTGTGTCTGCCTGTCTGGCGACACCGTTCAAAATTCATGGTGTTAACTACTCCATCAGTTCAGCGTGCGCAACCTCTGCACACTGTATCGGTAACGCGGTTGAACAGATTCAGATGGGCAAACAGGACATCGTGTTTGCCGGTGGCGGCGAAGAGCTGTGCTGGGAGCTGGCGTGCGAGTTTGATGCAATGGGCGCGTTATCGACCAAATACAACGACACGCCAGAGCGCGCTTCCCGTACCTATGATGCCGATCGCGACGGTTTCGTCATCGCAGGCGGCGGCGGTATGGTGGTGGTGGAAGAGCTGGAGCACGCGCTGGCGCGCGGTGCGCACATCTACGCAGAAGTGGTCGGCTATGGCGCGACCTCTGATGGCGCGGATATGGTGGCACCGTCAGGCGAAGGCGCGGTGCGCTGCATGAAGCTGGCGCTGCAAGACGTGGATACGCCGGTTGATTACATCAACACCCACGGCACCTCAACGCCGGTCGGTGACGTAAAAGAGCTGTGGGCGATTCGTCAGGTGTTTGGCGACAACGTTCCGCCTATCTCTTCCACCAAGGCGATGACCGGTCACTCACTTGGCGCAGCCGGTGTGCAGGAAGCGATTTACTCGCTGCTGATGCTGGAGCATGGCTTCATTGCACCGAGCATCAACGTCGAGACACTCGACGAGCAAGCCGTGGGCATGAACGTGGTGACGGAGCCGACCGAGCGCGAGCTGACGACAGTGATGTCCAACGGCTTTGGTTTTGGCGGCACCAACGCCGTGCTGGTGATGCGTAAATACGCGCAGTAA